The DNA segment GGTGCCTTTGTCAGAAGTATTGGTGAAGGAAGGCAAACTAGAGAAAGAGTTCTCTCTTTCCTCAACCGATCTGTTCCATTCACCAGCCGGTTTTGTGCAGTTGTCTCTTGCATACACAGGCACTTCGCCTGATGTTTTTGCCATTTCTGCAATGCCTACTGAGAAGGACTCCGAATCTTGCGAATCACTGGTCAGAGATTTAGACAAAATTGAATTCCCGGATCCAAAAATTGCAAATGAAGACCACCTTATGGTTTCAGAATACTTTGGTATTCCATGTGAGGAGAGTCAGTGTTCTGGTAGCTTGACCACTACTGATACTGAAAATCTGACTACTGAAGCAGGCGTTCAGCTTGTGGAGAGCTTCTCAGCATGCAGTGTGGAGTCTGCTGAACCTCCTAAGGTTGATTCTCCACCCACCAGTGTGTCAACAAATGGAGTTTCATCTCCTTCAGTGGCTGCAAGCTCAGACTCATCAgatgctgctgctgctgcttccAAGTCTCCCAATCAGGAACAAGTTTCagccaacaaagagaaaaatGGGGAGGTCAAAAATGGTGAGACTGATTCCTCAAATGGAGTGCTGAATGAGTCATTCCCTAAGCCTGTTGTGACAGTTAACATCGAACCTGAGTCAAACATGGTGCAGCAGGACATAGTAGACATGTACATGAAAAGCATGCAGCAATTCACAGAGTCATTGGCGAAAATGAAGCTTCCTATGGACTTTGAAAGTGGACCAACTAGTTCAGGAAACTCAAGCTCCGAACAGCAGAAGATACAGACACCAAAGAGCTCTAACTCCCGTGTGTTTTATGGCAGCAGGGCTTTCTTCTGAACTTTTGGTTTCCTTTGGTTCAAGGGAATACTTTCAGGTGACTTAGATTTTAGAATGAACAAAAAAAACTGATATGAGTAGTGAAATGAAATAATGCACTGTCCAGTGAGATTCTCAGCTTGTGTACTTGTTCTTGATCTGTTATAGGCAACAGAGAATCTTAACTTTGTACTCTCACAGGCCTGGTCCTATCTTAACTGCTACATGAACTTTTTCTGTCttagtctttattttcttgtgtTTCTTTTTGATTTGGATGTCAACATTTGAGAAAGCTGATTCATGTACCAAAAGGTTCATGCTGTGCATAATCACGAGTGGTAACATAACATGGTCCCACTTTTCACATGGCTAATACTAAAGTTGATGGGGACCAAATCATCTATGCTTTTGCTTTCCTCTATTTCACACGAACAACAGTGTCCTACACAATCATCATCCTTCTGTTTCTCTTTTTCATAAATACACATGCTTCTTTGGGCCTTAAACCTGCACTTTGTATTCAAGTTCAACAACTTTGGATTCTTGGAATGATGCTGTTTGTTAACTAAAAGTAAATACTCCTATAATGTCAACTATGTAGAAATTCAGGTTGAGCAAAATATAATCTAATGCCGAATCTTTTTGGTATTTGTTATGTAGCATGGACATTGAAATGACACGGATACGGAAATAAATATGATCTTTAAAATATAGGACACGGAAcatggatatatatatattatataatgatGAATTacataaattgataataaagatcgGGAGTGATACTTCATTCCCGATCCGTCTACAAACACACCAGGTGTGTCCGAGTCTCAAGGTATTTGAATCTTCTAGAGTGCCAAGAATTTAGTTGTTTCATGATTTTTCATATGACTGATACTATGTGaagattttatgtttttatctgTTTTCCTTAAAATAGTATAAATTTTAATACCTTGTTAATATAGTTTTCACCTGATATGATCATAAGAAAATTTAACATGAGAAAATCTATTCTCAGTAGTGCACAAGAGGTGTGTATCTATAGATTCTATACCACttacatatataagaaaaagtaaCGATTAGATAAAGAGAAACCTATAAAAGATGTTATCACTAATCCAATATTAAGAAACTGACAAAGATAAAAACTGATGCAATACTCCTACAGAAATTGGGAGCACCAAAGCAATTCAATGTGAAATTCTAATTTATAACAAttagttttaatataataatttcttaatataatatacaGTATATAGTACCATCTATTTTTGGATGTAGAATTTATTACTATCTCTTCTTTGATAACTTGCAAACTCTTAAAAAGGGTATTTTAATggctaaaattataaaaaaaggaaGTGAAAAAGGGTATGATTACTTATCAGTTTGATTTTgcattttgtttaattttttattaatttattatagatAATGAAGCcttaattttcttcttttgtttaatatatttcaatttcagctttattcaaaataatcttaaataaatgaaataaatattaaattagaatatttaatggctaaaattttaaaaaagaaaatgcaaaaaaggtatattattaattaaatcagAATACTTAACTaaagaatatataataaaatgtagTTAGTTTTTcctctaattattttttagtaaatttaTTAATCTGGGTGCATCATGTTTCAAAATACTTTCataaagtgatttctattattaataaaaatatataaaataatttataaatttgtatttaaattaactaCCTAAATTTTAgtgaataatattttagattctaaattaatctctTCAAAactaataaagactaatttagaatataaagtaatgAGTAACTAgaattttaataactaatagttagatattaatttagaaactattttataattttttattaaaatagaaactactttagatattaatagtttttttaatttataaaataaatctttaattttattaattattttagagtTAAGAGACAAATTGTCAAATTGCTACTGTCACAACTTTATTCAGAAAGTGCATATCAAGTTAAAGTCTGATGAGGTTCTGTTTCAACTTGAACTTTTATTTGATTGCATAATTGGGTTTTAGTTAATCTTATAATTGTAGTGTAGAATTGGTTTGATTTGAGCATAGTGGTTGAACAATTATGGGGAGTGGATGGGGACCATGTGAGTGAAGATGACAAATGGGGAAGCAAAGGGTGGAAAAAGTTGTGAACTTGTTGTAACAGTTCATTTGTGGCATCAACTATGGATTTTGATTGCTTGCAAAGTGATGTGAgcattggtttgacaacaagtgtGGAAGGAACAAACACATGGCCCCCAATCCCATAGGGAAACCATTTGCTGTCAATGACAGACACACACACAGAAAACTCTCATTCTACGGCACAACTTGGAAtataaaagtgtttttccaaAACACTGCATAATTCTATGTTTTAGTCACTGATATGATTTTTAAACAACCTTAATGGTGTTTCACTATCCTGCAAATGGTGCTGGTGACATCTTTTTGCTTTTAGTGTCTTTAAATGcaaaattgaaagtgtttttggGAGATTATTTTCTgtgataaaaattaaaaatgttttatgttGAACTGTAAAAGTGGATTAGTTGAAGTGTTGAACAACCTTCTAGTTTCTTTGAAACTAGTTTCAACAATTTCatgtttgaattgaaaaatCTCTAGTTTAGGTTTAAGAATAGTAATAAATGTTAGAATGTAGATTTCATATtaagtttttattataattatgctTTGGAgattaaatagaaaaataaaaaccatttaactTGTAGAAGTTAACGCATTATTATCATAACAGATTCTTAATAAACGTATATTTTCAGTGAAGATTTTTAACATTGCCAAAACTAATTAACAATTACTTTTAGTGTATTTTAAAAACtgttgtaataaaataaaaatgactaCATTCAGCatgttaaaattaaatgataatatAGAAGACATTTACACTATTAATACATGAATTATTCACATTCAAAAATTACATGCATTTTAAGCTTTCTCAAAGTATTAGTTGATGTAGGATTGTGTGAATAGAAATTGAGAATGTTTCATTGTTGATCAATGAAATTAGAATCAAAAGAATATGTGCTTTTAAATTATACTAATATTATTtgatataaaagttaaaaaatgtccaataaaatgaaaagacaaaaacaaaactTTGTTTGAAATGAATTATGGTATCTCACATATTTAAATGTCTAAGGATGTCTAAAAGCCAACATTGACACAAGCTATTGTCTTCAAATTAAAGATTCCACCATATCTCTACAACCATAACCTTCAACATAATTGAGGCATGTGCATTTGTATGGATTAGCATGTGACACAATACTCTAAAACCTCCAAGACAGGCTTGCATGGCCTGGATTAATCATGATACTTTAAACAAATATTGTACTAATTATTGCTCATATGATCATATCCAACTTAATGCAAGCTGTTTAATAGCTCCAATTATATATGAATGTTTACCATTTTGGTTTCATTTCACTTATTAATTACCAAAATAggtaaaatttcaaaaaattaccAAAATGAGTAGATCGTGCTAATGtaacacgacttcagtatgaagAATTCGTGTCAACGTGGCATGACTTCGATGTTTTGACACGACTTCGATGTATTTGAACTGAAGTTGTGTCAACGTATGATCAGAAAGTCGTACCACCTTGACACGATTTACCCACTtaggtaattttttaaaattttatccattTTGGTAATTACATTGTGAAATTGCACAGACTAGTAAAAATCCCAcacaactatatatatatatatatgtgtgtgtgtgtatatacaGACAATTATGTATGTCTGTGTAGAGAGAGGACCACAGTGTAATGAGATTTTTTTCAGGGGAAAACTGAAAGGGATAGAAGACAAATCCTGATCCATATAAGGATAAGAGTTAGCATGACCACACACAAATTCTATCCAAGATCCAAATCCAAATTGCTATTATTAG comes from the Phaseolus vulgaris cultivar G19833 chromosome 8, P. vulgaris v2.0, whole genome shotgun sequence genome and includes:
- the LOC137823700 gene encoding uncharacterized protein, giving the protein MESPQSIVSPFKNSVLGEAEKYKSDIYTVPFSKDIEVNGKEAVRSSSEDFIGAVDVYIHQARDIHNICIYHKQDVYAKISLTSNPENAVSTKTINGGGRNPVFNENLRLSVRTVDSAVKCEIWMLSRVKNYLEDQLLGFALVPLSEVLVKEGKLEKEFSLSSTDLFHSPAGFVQLSLAYTGTSPDVFAISAMPTEKDSESCESLVRDLDKIEFPDPKIANEDHLMVSEYFGIPCEESQCSGSLTTTDTENLTTEAGVQLVESFSACSVESAEPPKVDSPPTSVSTNGVSSPSVAASSDSSDAAAAASKSPNQEQVSANKEKNGEVKNGETDSSNGVLNESFPKPVVTVNIEPESNMVQQDIVDMYMKSMQQFTESLAKMKLPMDFESGPTSSGNSSSEQQKIQTPKSSNSRVFYGSRAFF